In Arcobacter sp. F2176, the following are encoded in one genomic region:
- the tgt gene encoding tRNA guanosine(34) transglycosylase Tgt — protein sequence MQFNIDGKSFHKTRACTIKTAHSAIQTPVFMPVGTQATVKALDANDMLSLGAKIILGNTYHLYLRPGSKLIKKFGGLHGFSKFPNSFLTDSGGFQAFSLSDNSKPDEDGIMFKSHLDGSKHYFTPESVLDTQYELGSDIMMILDDLVALPNTKERIKKSIERTTHWAKKAITYHKSQQEKGIGLNQNIFAIIQGGTDKEFRKLSAEQLCSLTDFDGYAIGGLSVGEPNADMYETVEWTTNFMPEDKPRYLMGVGTPEDLIENIERGVDMFDCVMPTRNARNGSIFTTYGKIAIKNAGFKEDSEPIDPDCECYTCKNFSKAYLNHLFRAGEITYYRLATLHNIHYYLTLMREAREAILADNWVEFKKEFYKKRGIEI from the coding sequence ATGCAATTTAACATAGATGGAAAATCTTTTCACAAAACAAGAGCTTGTACAATAAAAACAGCTCACAGTGCAATACAAACTCCAGTATTTATGCCAGTAGGAACACAAGCTACTGTAAAAGCTTTAGATGCAAATGATATGCTAAGCCTTGGTGCAAAAATTATTCTAGGTAATACCTATCACTTGTATTTAAGACCAGGAAGTAAACTAATTAAAAAATTTGGAGGTCTTCATGGCTTTTCAAAATTTCCAAACTCTTTTTTAACTGACTCTGGTGGCTTTCAAGCTTTTTCATTAAGTGATAATTCGAAACCTGATGAAGATGGAATTATGTTTAAATCACACCTTGATGGTAGCAAACACTACTTTACACCTGAAAGTGTACTTGATACGCAATATGAACTTGGAAGTGATATCATGATGATATTAGATGATTTAGTAGCTCTTCCAAATACAAAAGAGCGAATCAAAAAATCAATTGAAAGAACTACCCATTGGGCAAAAAAAGCTATTACATATCATAAAAGCCAACAAGAAAAAGGTATAGGCTTAAATCAAAATATCTTTGCTATTATCCAAGGTGGAACAGATAAAGAGTTTAGAAAACTAAGTGCCGAACAATTATGTTCTTTGACTGACTTTGATGGTTATGCAATTGGTGGATTAAGTGTTGGTGAACCAAATGCTGATATGTATGAAACAGTTGAGTGGACAACTAATTTTATGCCTGAAGATAAACCAAGATACCTTATGGGAGTTGGAACACCTGAAGACTTAATAGAAAATATTGAGCGTGGTGTTGATATGTTTGATTGTGTAATGCCAACAAGAAATGCAAGAAATGGCTCAATCTTTACAACATATGGAAAAATAGCGATTAAAAATGCAGGATTTAAAGAAGATTCTGAACCTATAGATCCAGATTGTGAATGTTACACATGTAAAAACTTTTCAAAAGCATATCTAAATCACCTATTTAGAGCAGGTGAAATAACATACTATAGACTTGCAACATTACATAATATTCACTACTACTTAACTCTTATGAGAGAAGCTAGAGAAGCCATTTTAGCTGATAATTGGGTGGAGTTTAAAAAAGAGTTTTATAAAAAAAGAGGCATTGAGATTTAA
- a CDS encoding COG3400 family protein yields MKKILIILDGIVAKKLLQRVIETNTGDNSYDVVYMNEAIIPEKRPSNFTFFKFDPTSKSKLAMVLDKDIHAQALIALNSKDEMLNVIKNIKEEKPKMQMSILDYWGIDLSDQHINIYKGIDVLANGMVERLPNIPVVAQNIGLKQGEIMEIRIPFGSSYAYRYIGSIEQREWKIFGLYRKQQMIKIKPSLIIKPNDVILVIGKPEVLMQVYNAIGKTQGQFPMPFGHNLYLYLDLYLQSEQTVKKCVTDVKYLNQVIKNQKLILRITRPTTVDLMGFIKNELGEVNNLTIEIDYGNLGFDALLKKDLRTFDIGLMMISYELFKNKEGISKLVDLRIPILKAGLGDITTIKNSIILLNDTKSYEQISPIIFDVSSQLKLKTKIFNMDPTGQSDKSYILDHFENLAKIFGQKVEIISKEKNPIRELKNQKNILQILPLKKDMFLRRKLNKLFYTNSDLLSFDIKENNQLLIPVIEN; encoded by the coding sequence ATGAAAAAGATATTAATTATATTAGATGGTATTGTTGCTAAAAAACTTCTTCAAAGAGTCATTGAGACAAATACTGGTGATAACTCATATGATGTTGTTTACATGAATGAAGCTATCATTCCTGAGAAAAGACCTTCAAATTTTACATTTTTTAAGTTTGACCCAACTTCTAAATCAAAACTTGCGATGGTATTAGATAAAGATATCCATGCCCAAGCTCTTATTGCACTTAACTCAAAAGATGAGATGTTAAATGTAATAAAAAACATAAAAGAAGAAAAACCGAAAATGCAAATGAGTATTTTGGATTATTGGGGAATTGACCTTTCTGACCAACACATAAATATTTATAAAGGAATAGATGTTCTTGCAAATGGAATGGTTGAAAGACTCCCAAATATTCCAGTTGTTGCACAAAATATAGGTTTAAAGCAAGGTGAAATAATGGAAATTAGAATTCCATTTGGTAGTTCATATGCTTATAGATATATAGGTTCAATTGAACAGCGAGAGTGGAAAATTTTTGGTTTGTATAGAAAACAACAAATGATAAAAATCAAGCCTTCTCTTATAATAAAACCAAATGATGTGATTTTGGTAATTGGAAAACCTGAAGTTTTGATGCAAGTGTATAATGCAATTGGTAAAACACAAGGTCAGTTTCCTATGCCATTTGGACATAATTTATATTTATATTTAGATTTGTATTTACAATCAGAGCAAACAGTTAAAAAGTGTGTTACAGATGTAAAATATCTGAATCAAGTAATAAAAAACCAAAAACTTATATTAAGAATAACAAGACCTACAACTGTTGATTTGATGGGGTTTATTAAAAATGAATTAGGCGAAGTTAATAATCTTACTATAGAAATAGATTATGGAAATTTAGGTTTTGATGCACTATTGAAAAAAGATTTAAGAACATTTGATATTGGTCTTATGATGATTTCTTATGAGCTATTTAAAAATAAAGAGGGAATCTCTAAACTTGTTGATCTTAGAATTCCTATTTTAAAAGCTGGATTAGGTGATATAACAACGATAAAAAATAGTATAATTTTATTAAATGATACAAAATCATATGAACAAATTTCTCCAATAATATTTGATGTTTCAAGTCAGTTAAAACTAAAAACAAAAATATTTAATATGGACCCAACAGGACAATCTGATAAATCATATATTTTAGATCACTTTGAAAATTTGGCAAAAATATTTGGGCAAAAAGTTGAGATTATTTCTAAAGAAAAAAATCCTATAAGAGAGCTAAAAAATCAAAAAAATATACTTCAGATTTTGCCTTTAAAAAAAGATATGTTTTTAAGAAGAAAACTTAATAAACTTTTTTATACAAATTCTGATTTATTATCTTTTGACATAAAAGAAAATAATCAACTATTAATCCCAGTAATAGAAAACTAA
- a CDS encoding succinyldiaminopimelate transaminase produces MVFEKYPFEKLNELLDGIEPNSSYEASALTIGEPQFETPQFIQDSLANHTKFLRNYPKTAGESFLTNAMIEFVDKRFDVKLEENQIIPCFGTREVLFNFPQFYLFDKSNPTIAFTNPFYQIYEGAAIASRAEVVHINLTKENDYKAFLDDETLKKCDLVVLNYPNNPTAANMSKEELSLWVKKALEFDFVLINDECYSEIYFDEKNKPCSLLEASIFAGNSEFKNVLVLNSISKRSSAPGLRSGFIAGDADILKDYMKYRTYIGCAAPIPLQYAAATAWSDQNHVQVFRDTYKKNFELTKEILGLDMPQATFYIWLKVGDELEFTKRLYKEKNIKVLPGSFLGRNGIGQGYVRIALVENAQKTKEVLNRLKDFMND; encoded by the coding sequence ATGGTATTTGAAAAATATCCTTTTGAGAAATTAAATGAATTATTAGATGGAATTGAGCCAAATAGCTCATACGAAGCAAGTGCTTTAACTATTGGTGAACCTCAGTTTGAAACACCACAATTTATTCAAGATAGTTTAGCTAATCATACTAAATTTTTAAGAAATTATCCAAAGACTGCTGGTGAAAGTTTTTTAACAAATGCAATGATAGAGTTTGTAGATAAAAGATTTGATGTAAAATTAGAGGAAAATCAGATTATTCCTTGTTTTGGTACAAGAGAAGTTTTATTTAACTTTCCACAGTTTTATTTGTTTGATAAATCTAACCCAACAATTGCTTTTACAAATCCCTTTTATCAAATATATGAAGGTGCAGCAATTGCTAGTAGAGCAGAAGTTGTTCATATAAATTTAACTAAAGAGAATGATTATAAAGCTTTTTTAGATGATGAAACACTTAAAAAATGTGATTTAGTAGTACTAAATTATCCAAATAATCCAACAGCTGCAAATATGAGTAAAGAAGAACTATCTTTATGGGTTAAAAAAGCACTAGAGTTTGATTTTGTTTTGATAAATGATGAGTGTTATTCTGAAATATATTTTGATGAAAAAAACAAACCTTGTTCACTTTTAGAAGCTAGTATATTTGCTGGAAATAGTGAGTTTAAAAATGTACTTGTTCTTAACTCTATTTCAAAAAGAAGTAGTGCACCAGGTCTAAGAAGTGGATTTATAGCAGGTGATGCAGATATTTTAAAAGATTATATGAAGTATAGAACATATATAGGGTGTGCAGCACCTATTCCTTTACAGTATGCAGCTGCAACTGCTTGGAGTGATCAAAATCATGTGCAAGTTTTTAGAGATACTTATAAAAAGAATTTTGAATTAACCAAAGAAATTTTGGGACTTGATATGCCACAAGCGACTTTTTATATTTGGCTAAAAGTTGGTGATGAATTGGAATTTACTAAAAGATTATATAAAGAAAAAAACATAAAAGTATTACCTGGAAGTTTTTTAGGAAGAAATGGTATAGGACAAGGTTATGTAAGAATTGCCTTAGTTGAAAATGCACAAAAAACAAAAGAGGTATTAAATAGATTGAAGGATTTTATGAATGACTAA
- the murC gene encoding UDP-N-acetylmuramate--L-alanine ligase: protein MKIHFIGIGGIGLSALARFLKHSGHEVSGSDMKETPITDELKKEGIKVYSPQSASNIKDPEIVIYSAAVTDENPELIESRIRQIRTLSRKEALPIVLGDRKNYCVAGAHGKSTTTSILASILDCTAIIGAISKDFGSNFRYKNGIVAFEADESDASFILSNPYCSIVTNAEPEHMEYYNYDYEKFFDTYKKFVNLGTKKVINAEDEYVKKLEIEDATELYPSVDIKNISYILQDDEPYTKFELKDLGYFEVWGFGYHIAVNTSLAVLAALNELDVEQIRVNLKNYKGIKKRFDILQKCEKFVLIDDYAHHPTEIEATIKSVELYDNLKNLKKRVIIWQPHKYSRTFDNLEGFKRCFKGCDELVILPIWTIPGEHVLEIDFAETFKQYNPIFADKILAKNCAIDIIKDNKVLKTYNEGIVVGVGAGDITYQLRKIVK from the coding sequence ATGAAAATACATTTTATAGGAATTGGTGGAATTGGTCTTTCTGCCTTAGCAAGATTTTTAAAACATAGTGGTCATGAAGTTAGTGGTTCAGACATGAAAGAAACACCAATAACAGATGAATTAAAAAAAGAAGGAATAAAAGTTTATTCTCCTCAAAGTGCTTCAAATATAAAAGATCCAGAGATAGTTATATATTCAGCAGCAGTAACCGATGAAAATCCTGAATTAATAGAATCAAGAATCAGACAAATAAGAACATTATCAAGAAAAGAGGCTTTGCCAATAGTTCTTGGAGATAGAAAAAATTATTGTGTTGCAGGAGCTCATGGAAAGTCAACTACCACATCTATTTTGGCTTCAATTTTAGATTGTACAGCTATTATTGGAGCTATATCAAAAGATTTTGGTTCAAACTTTAGATACAAAAATGGAATAGTTGCTTTTGAAGCTGATGAGAGCGATGCTAGTTTTATACTTTCAAATCCTTATTGTTCAATTGTTACAAATGCAGAACCTGAACATATGGAGTATTATAACTATGATTATGAGAAATTTTTTGATACATATAAAAAATTTGTAAATCTTGGTACAAAAAAAGTTATAAATGCAGAAGATGAGTATGTAAAAAAACTTGAAATAGAAGATGCAACTGAACTTTATCCAAGTGTTGATATAAAAAACATCTCTTATATTTTACAAGATGATGAACCTTATACAAAATTTGAGTTAAAAGATTTGGGTTATTTTGAAGTTTGGGGTTTTGGTTATCATATTGCTGTTAATACTTCTTTGGCTGTATTAGCTGCTTTAAATGAGCTTGACGTTGAGCAAATAAGAGTAAATCTTAAAAACTATAAAGGTATCAAAAAAAGATTTGATATTTTACAAAAGTGTGAAAAATTTGTCTTAATAGATGATTATGCACACCATCCAACAGAAATAGAAGCTACTATAAAATCAGTTGAGCTTTATGATAATCTTAAAAATCTTAAAAAAAGAGTAATTATTTGGCAACCACATAAATATAGCCGAACATTTGATAATCTTGAAGGTTTTAAAAGATGTTTTAAAGGATGTGATGAATTGGTAATATTACCAATTTGGACTATTCCAGGAGAACATGTTTTAGAAATAGATTTTGCTGAAACTTTTAAACAATATAATCCAATCTTTGCTGATAAAATACTTGCAAAAAATTGTGCAATTGATATTATAAAAGACAATAAAGTTTTAAAAACATATAATGAAGGCATAGTAGTTGGTGTTGGTGCAGGAGACATAACTTATCAATTAAGGAAAATAGTTAAATAA
- the nhaA gene encoding Na+/H+ antiporter NhaA, translated as MKILVNNFMKSETSSGIILIFVTIFALVLRNSFLSEYYYSFLHVPIHFSVNDLVIDKPLYLWINDGLMALFFLVVGLEIKRELLQGHLSSWSKISLPAFAALGGMLCPALIYFFFNQNDSNALNGWAIPTATDIAFSLGILSLLGKRVPVSLKIFLMALAIIDDIGAIVIIALFYTSNLSVEVLYVSLFIIFVLFVMNRMGIATISLYFIVGIILWVTVLKSGVHATLAGIILAFAIPLKTKIDDKVNSPVRHMEHNLHNWVAFFILPLFAFVNAGVDLREIDFTKMTHGVPLGIMLGLFFGKQLGVFIFSFVAVKLKLAHIPKCTSWLQIYGIAVLTGIGFTMSLFIDSLAFADDTRYFYTDRLAILIGSLFSGILGYLILRFAKSKKACSA; from the coding sequence ATGAAGATTTTAGTAAATAATTTTATGAAAAGTGAGACATCATCGGGAATTATTCTTATCTTTGTAACTATCTTTGCCTTGGTTTTAAGAAACTCTTTTCTTTCTGAATATTACTACAGCTTTTTACATGTCCCTATTCATTTCTCGGTTAATGATTTAGTTATAGATAAGCCACTTTATTTGTGGATAAATGATGGTTTGATGGCTCTATTTTTTTTAGTTGTTGGGTTAGAAATTAAAAGGGAGTTACTACAAGGACATCTCTCCTCTTGGTCTAAAATATCTCTTCCTGCTTTTGCCGCTCTTGGTGGGATGCTTTGTCCTGCTTTAATATACTTTTTTTTTAATCAAAATGATTCTAATGCATTAAATGGGTGGGCAATACCCACAGCTACTGATATTGCATTTTCTCTTGGGATATTATCACTACTTGGAAAAAGAGTGCCTGTTTCTTTAAAAATATTTTTAATGGCTTTAGCAATTATTGATGATATTGGTGCAATTGTAATCATAGCTTTATTTTATACCTCAAATTTATCAGTTGAAGTTTTATATGTATCTTTATTTATAATTTTTGTTTTATTTGTGATGAATCGTATGGGTATTGCAACTATTTCTTTATATTTTATTGTTGGAATTATATTATGGGTTACTGTTTTAAAATCAGGAGTTCATGCAACATTAGCAGGGATTATCTTAGCTTTTGCTATTCCTCTTAAAACAAAAATTGATGATAAAGTAAATTCTCCTGTTAGACATATGGAACACAATTTACATAATTGGGTTGCTTTTTTCATTTTACCTTTATTTGCTTTTGTAAATGCAGGTGTAGATTTAAGGGAAATTGATTTTACAAAAATGACTCATGGTGTTCCTCTTGGTATTATGTTGGGACTTTTTTTTGGGAAACAATTAGGTGTTTTTATTTTTAGTTTTGTAGCTGTAAAACTAAAACTTGCACATATTCCAAAGTGTACAAGTTGGCTTCAAATCTATGGAATAGCAGTTTTAACAGGTATTGGATTTACTATGAGTTTGTTTATTGACTCATTAGCCTTTGCAGATGATACAAGATATTTTTACACTGATAGACTAGCAATTTTAATTGGTTCACTTTTTTCTGGCATTTTAGGTTATTTAATTTTACGATTTGCAAAATCAAAAAAAGCTTGCAGTGCATAA
- a CDS encoding DNA-processing protein DprA: MISTIDFEIPELRNLKKPIKKLFYKGNIKLLKKPKISIVGTRRALNYTQFATHQLASKLSFAGNCIVSGGAIGVDAISHKAAGTNNTILVSPCGLNHRYPAINKKLIEEIEQQGLILSSFDEDFKSTRYSFVLRNEIVVALGDILIVTQADLNSGSLRSVEYALKMGKEIFVLPHRINESQGTTLLAKNGLAKVIYDIDEFVEQYAKTPLKEEKEDSFLEYCKKNPAYEEAIIKYDSLVYEYELTGKIKIKNGFITLP, encoded by the coding sequence ATGATTTCTACTATTGATTTTGAAATACCTGAATTACGAAACTTAAAAAAACCTATAAAAAAATTGTTTTATAAAGGTAATATTAAACTATTAAAAAAACCAAAGATATCCATTGTAGGCACGAGAAGAGCATTAAACTATACACAATTTGCAACACATCAATTAGCATCAAAACTCTCCTTCGCAGGAAATTGTATAGTAAGTGGTGGAGCAATTGGAGTTGATGCCATATCCCATAAAGCTGCAGGAACAAATAATACTATTTTAGTAAGTCCTTGTGGATTAAATCATAGATATCCTGCAATAAACAAAAAGCTCATAGAAGAGATAGAACAACAAGGTTTAATACTTAGTTCTTTTGATGAAGACTTTAAATCTACAAGATACAGCTTTGTGCTTAGAAATGAGATAGTTGTTGCCTTGGGTGATATTTTAATAGTAACACAGGCTGATTTAAACAGTGGAAGTCTAAGAAGTGTTGAATATGCTTTGAAAATGGGTAAAGAGATTTTTGTGTTACCCCATAGAATAAATGAAAGTCAAGGAACAACTCTATTAGCAAAAAATGGTTTGGCAAAAGTTATCTATGATATAGATGAGTTTGTAGAACAATATGCAAAAACTCCTTTAAAAGAAGAAAAGGAAGATTCCTTTTTAGAGTATTGTAAAAAGAACCCAGCTTATGAAGAAGCAATTATAAAATATGATTCTTTAGTATATGAGTATGAACTAACTGGAAAGATTAAAATTAAAAATGGTTTTATAACTCTTCCATAA
- a CDS encoding amino acid ABC transporter permease, whose product MFKNVSYTFNWDSVFEYKQKFIDGFIMTIIISFFALILSFAIGLFFTYAQNSRLLMLRFFSRFYIEIIRGTPLLVQILIFFYVFANNLGFENRYIVGIFILALFAGAYVCEIIRGAIESIDIAQYETSISLGMTNYQMYRYIIFPQAFTRMIPALTGQFASIIKDSSLLSIISISEFTMNAQEVNAYTYSTFESYIPLAIGYLLLTYPISYYTKRLENNIKK is encoded by the coding sequence ATGTTTAAAAATGTCTCTTACACTTTTAATTGGGATAGTGTTTTCGAATATAAACAAAAATTTATTGATGGTTTTATTATGACCATAATAATATCTTTTTTTGCTCTTATATTAAGCTTTGCAATAGGTCTTTTTTTTACATATGCACAAAACTCAAGACTTTTAATGCTACGATTTTTCTCTAGATTTTACATTGAAATCATAAGAGGAACTCCTCTTTTAGTTCAGATTCTAATCTTTTTTTATGTATTTGCAAATAATTTAGGTTTTGAAAATAGATATATTGTTGGAATCTTTATTTTAGCATTATTTGCAGGAGCTTATGTATGTGAAATAATAAGAGGAGCAATTGAGTCAATTGATATTGCACAATATGAAACAAGTATTAGTTTAGGAATGACTAATTACCAAATGTATAGATATATTATCTTCCCCCAAGCATTTACGAGAATGATACCCGCACTAACAGGACAATTTGCTTCTATAATAAAAGACTCATCTCTTCTTTCTATTATCTCTATAAGCGAGTTTACTATGAATGCACAAGAAGTAAATGCGTACACTTATTCAACATTTGAAAGCTATATCCCTTTAGCTATAGGTTATTTGTTACTTACTTACCCCATTTCTTATTACACAAAAAGACTTGAGAATAATATAAAAAAATAG
- a CDS encoding transporter substrate-binding domain-containing protein: MKKLIYVLLSSLLVFILAGCGENEKEQKSEKKVLKVGMELAYPPFEMSDKEGNPSGVSVDFAKALGKYLGRDVIIENIAWDGLIPSLKTGKIDLIISSMTITDERKKSIDFSIPYAQSSLAILANKDSGIKSIDDLNEKGKTIAVKKGSTGHIYAKDNLQNAQVLVFDKEAACVLEVVQGKADGFIYDQLTIYKNYAKNMNTTVPLLQPFQKDFEYWGVALKKGSPLKSDVDAFIKKAKEDGTFDNLADKYLSDAKKTFDKLNIPFFF, encoded by the coding sequence ATGAAAAAACTTATATATGTACTATTATCATCATTACTTGTATTTATTTTAGCAGGCTGTGGAGAAAATGAAAAAGAACAAAAAAGTGAAAAAAAAGTTTTAAAAGTTGGTATGGAATTAGCTTATCCTCCTTTTGAAATGAGCGATAAAGAGGGAAATCCTTCTGGTGTTTCTGTTGACTTTGCAAAAGCATTAGGTAAATATCTTGGAAGAGATGTTATTATTGAAAACATTGCATGGGATGGATTAATACCTTCATTGAAAACTGGGAAAATCGACTTAATAATCTCTTCAATGACAATTACAGATGAAAGAAAAAAATCAATTGATTTTTCTATTCCTTATGCACAATCATCTTTAGCAATTTTGGCAAATAAAGATTCTGGTATTAAATCAATTGATGATTTAAATGAAAAAGGAAAAACTATAGCAGTTAAAAAAGGTTCTACAGGACATATTTATGCAAAAGATAATCTACAAAATGCACAAGTTCTAGTATTTGATAAAGAGGCCGCTTGTGTACTTGAAGTTGTTCAAGGTAAAGCAGATGGTTTTATTTATGACCAATTAACTATTTATAAAAACTATGCAAAGAATATGAATACAACTGTTCCTTTATTACAACCTTTTCAAAAAGATTTTGAGTATTGGGGAGTTGCGCTAAAAAAAGGAAGTCCTTTAAAATCTGATGTAGATGCATTTATTAAAAAAGCAAAGGAAGATGGTACTTTTGACAATCTTGCAGATAAATATTTAAGTGATGCAAAAAAGACTTTTGATAAATTAAATATTCCATTCTTTTTTTAG